In Trichoderma atroviride chromosome 2, complete sequence, one DNA window encodes the following:
- a CDS encoding uncharacterized protein (TransMembrane:8 (o81-100i121-142o175-203i293-311o342-361i408-425o437-458i470-494o)) codes for MASLAESSTTTSVEASVGSVSRRNASTDGKADLTSVEPPNGTTKERLSKTVQKKYRHVAAVHSQTRPSCLSHDSPAAPSFLGFRNLMVIVLVVGNLRLMIENIQKYGVLICIRCHDYRRQDLLLGLLLYFLIPCHLFAAYVIELVAAKQAEGSRKRMKDNSSGPSEAERKKFHSIWVLAALAHGINITLALAITTVVVYFYVYHPLIGTLTEMHAIVVWLKTASYAFTNRDLRHAYLHPVEGEEVPDLYKTCPYPENVTMKNLVYFWWAPTLVYQPVYPRTDKIRWVFVAKRLGEIFCLGVFIWVASAQYATPVLRNSLDKIASLDLFSILERLMKLSTISLVIWLAGFFALFQSFLNALAEITRFGDRSFYDDWWNSESLGAYWRTWNKPVYTYFKRHVYMPMIGRGWSPAAASFAVFFVSAVLHEIAVGVPTHNIIGVAFFGMFLQLPLIAITTPLEKMKLGHGGRILGNVIFWVSFTIFGQPFAALMYFYAWQAKYGSVSRMPQMAHH; via the exons ATGGCGTCTCTTGCAGAATCCTCAACAACGACGAGCGTCGAGGCCTCCGTCGGCTCAGTATCTCGACGCAATGCCTCCACAGACGGCAAAGCAGATCTAACCTCAGTGGAGCCTCCCAACGGGACTACCAAGGAACGGCTGTCCAAGACGGTGCAGAAGAAATATCGCCATGTCGCGGCAGTGCATTCTCAGACGAGGCCGTCGTGCCTGAGCCACGACTCTCCTGCGGCGCCCAGCTTTCTGGGGTTCCGCAATCTCATGGTCATTGTGCTGG TTGTTGGCAATCTTAGATTAATGATTGAGAATATCCAAAAG TACGGCGTCTTGATTTGTATCAGATGTCACGACTATAGGCGGCAAGACCTGCTCCTTGGTCTTCTGCTCTACTTTCTCATCCCTTGCCATCTCTTTGCGGCGTACGTCATTGAGCTCGTTGCCGCCAAGCAGGCCGAGGGATCAAGGAAACGAATGAAAGACAACAGCTCTGGTCCGTCAGAAGCAGAGCGGAAGAAGTTTCACTCCATCTGGGTTCTCGCGGCTCTGGCTCATGGCATCAACATCACTCTTGctctcgccatcaccactgTTGTGGTCTACTTTTATGTCTACCATCCATTGATTGGCACGTTGACAGAGATGCATGCCATTGTTGTGTGGCTCAAGACGGCCTCATATGCATTTACTAATCGAGATCTCCGTCATGCCTATTTGCATCCggtggaaggagaagaagtgCCCGACTTATACAAGACATGCCCGTATCCGGAAAATGTGACAATGAAGAACTTGGTCTACTTCTGGTGGGCTCCGACTCTGGTATACCAGCCTGTCTATCCGCGCACCGACAAGATTCGATGGGTCTTTGTGGCTAAGCGACTTGGAGAGATTTTCTGCCTCGGCGTGTTCATTTGGGTAGCCAGCGCTCAATATGCGACTCCTGTTTTGCGCAATTCTTTAGACAAAATTGCATCGCTCGATTTATTTTCCATTTTGGAACGACTTATGAAGCTCTCTACCATCTCTCTGGTTATCTGGCTGGCGGGAttctttgctctcttccaGTCCTTCTTAAACGCTCTGGCAGAGATTACGCGATTTGGCGATAGATCATTTTACGACGACTGGTGGAATAGTGAAAGCTTGGGTGCTTATTGGAGGACATGGAACAAGCCTGTTTACACATATTTCAAGCGTCATGTCTACATGCCCATGATTGGACGAGGCTGGAGCCCAGCCGCTGCCAGCTTTGCTGTTTTCTTCGTTTCGGCCGTACTTCACGAGATTGCTGTTGGTGTGCCAACTCACAACATCATTG GTGTCGCTTTCTTTGGCATGTTCCTTCAGCTTCCTCTTATTGCCATCACCACTCCTCTCGAAAAAATGAAACTCGGCCACGGTGGCCGCATTCTGGGAAACGTCATCTTTTGGGTCTCATTCACAATCTTTGGACAGCCATTCGCCGCTTTAATGTACTTCTACGCCTGGCAGGCCAAGTATGGCAGTGTGAGCAGGATGCCCCAAATGGCACACCACTAA
- a CDS encoding uncharacterized protein (TransMembrane:5 (o50-75i82-101o121-141i153-172o211-236i)) codes for MANSFVLQPDHHDFTPPYLSNPARHSPVLREPEDTPKAFYPGQPKSLSGIALRAFCLGMALSASIIGIASILVFTQSPIWRVPFFLLSLSTFHFLEFWTTAERNTAVATIDSFLLTANWPSYAIAHSAAFIECIVVTVFFPNRHWAPFNSDRLLLFAGLFLVSVGQAVRSIAMLHAGASFNHKIQTRRAQSHLLVTTGIYGWLRHPSYFGFFYWGLGTQLVLGNTICFVVYSAVLFKFFQNRIKVEEEKLVQFFGDDYVEYRKRVGTLMPFLG; via the coding sequence ATGGCAAACTCATTCGTGCTTCAGCCCGACCATCACGACTTCACCCCCCCTTACCTGTCAAATCCCGCCCGCCACTCTCCGGTCTTGCGCGAGCCCGAGGATACTCCCAAGGCCTTTTATCCTGGACAGCCCAAGTCGCTCTCCGGGATCGCCCTCCGCGCGTTCTGCCTGGGCATGGCCTTGTCAGCAAGCATCATCGGCATAGCCTCCATCCTAGTCTTCACCCAGAGTCCCATCTGGCGCGTCCCTTTCTTCCTCCTATCTCTGTCTACTTTCCATTTCCTCGAATTCTGGACCACGGCCGAGAGAAACACCGCCGTGGCCACCATCGACAGCTTCCTCCTAACGGCAAACTGGCCGTCTTACGCAATCGCCCACTCAGCCGCCTTCATAGAGTGCATCGTCGTGACCGTCTTCTTTCCCAATCGCCACTGGGCACCTTTCAATTCCGACCGCCTGCTTCTTTTCGCCGGCCTTTTTCTGGTCTCTGTCGGCCAGGCTGTTCGTTCCATAGCAATGCTGCATGCCGGAGCCAGTTTCAACCATAAGATCCAGACGAGGAGGGCGCAATCGCATCTCCTCGTGACGACTGGCATCTACGGGTGGCTGCGGCATCCGAGCTATTTTGGTTTCTTTTACTGGGGCTTGGGGACGCAGCTTGTGCTAGGGAATACGATCTGCTTTGTGGTCTATTCGGCTGTGCTATTCAAATTCTTCCAGAACAGGATCaaggtggaggaagagaagctggtgcAGTTCTTTGGAGATGATTATGTCGAATATAGGAAGAGAGTCGGCACTCTGATGCCATTTCTAGGGTAG
- a CDS encoding uncharacterized protein (BUSCO:EOG092D3KV2) encodes MLKTSVAIAALSAGGGAALTAALYSLRPKDRIADMAASSSSSSSLSSTAIVSTPTAVTAIPANQVFGAGGTPLPIVPGPAAPVNPGGLFEYGFPGPVSDIATRAALISSYDRRTRNPHWVVEHITPESLATRGGDRKNSVFLEDAGVPQKFRALLKDYFRSGYDRGHQVPAADAKWSQAAMDETFYLSNMCPQVGEGFNRDYWAHFEDFCRRLTQRYPSVRIVTGPLYLPKKDPVDNKWYVKYEMIGTPPSVAVPTHFYKVIFAEDGRVGGNVAVGAFVLPNARIDNAKPITDFEVPLEAVERASGLEFANLLPMQRRRRLCTDTTCALVIKDYSERQKAFAKSAK; translated from the coding sequence ATGCTCAAAACGTCGGTTGCAATCGCCGCCCTCAGCGCTGGAGGAGGCGCCGCTCTCACAGCCGCTCTCTACTCTCTCCGTCCCAAAGACAGAATCGCAGACAtggccgcctcctcctcgtcctcatcctctctctcctccacaGCCATCGTCTCGACCCCAACCGCCGTCACAGCCATCCCCGCCAACCAAGTCTTTGGCGCCGGCGGCACTCCTCTGCCCATCGTCCCcggcccagcagcgcccGTCAACCCCGGCGGCCTCTTCGAATACGGCTTCCCAGGCCCCGTGTCCGACATCGCGACCCGCGCTGCCCTCATCTCGAGCTACGACCGCCGCACGCGCAACCCGCACTGGGTCGTCGAGCACATCACGCCCGAGTCGCTGGCCACGCGCGGCGGCGACCGCAAGAACAGCGTCTTCCTCGAGGACGCCGGCGTGCCGCAAAAGTTCCGCGCCCTGCTCAAGGACTACTTCCGCAGCGGCTACGACAGAGGGCATCAGGTGCCCGCCGCCGACGCAAAGTGGTCGCAGGCCGCCATGGACGAGACCTTTTACCTCAGCAACATGTGCCCGCAGGTCGGCGAGGGCTTCAACCGCGACTACTGGGCGCACTTTGAGGACTTCTGCCGCCGCCTGACGCAGCGGTATCCTTCGGTGCGCATCGTCACGGGGCCGCTGTATCTGCCCAAGAAGGACCCCGTCGACAACAAGTGGTACGTCAAGTACGAGATGATTGGCACGCCGCCGTCCGTCGCCGTGCCCACGCACTTTTACAAGGTCATCTTCGCCGAGGACGGCCGCGTGGGCGGCAACGTGGCCGTCGGCGCATTCGTCCTGCCAAACGCCCGCATCGACAACGCCAAGCCCATTACCGACTTCGAGGTGCCCCTCGAGGCTGTCGAGCGTGCCAGCGGCCTGGAGTTTGCGAACCTGCTGCCCATGCAGCGCAGGAGGAGGCTCTGCACCGACACTACTTGTGCTTTGGTTATCAAGGACTACAGCGAGAGGCAAAAGGCGTTTGCCAAGAGCGCCAAATGA
- a CDS encoding uncharacterized protein (EggNog:ENOG41~TransMembrane:3 (n5-10c14/15o99-124i136-169o175-196i)), with the protein MRMRCFQLAAVAEALVPRRDESLSSLSRPTSSTVTGNSPNAGEEGDFESEQQTNAVAQMARRLIPPRNYTTPRFPSLNVNTLFDSTPDKRYTLYHIGDVWRFTVIWTLITFAVFHLGAVFIALFTHGWKKSSWKYLWLTPIIYMGVAALEALLSGTIVGVMLGAVYQAGYYEMNTWIPCTWGFINVLTLIISSFSIQGGL; encoded by the exons ATGCGAATGCGCTGTTTCCAACTGGC GGCCGTTGCCGAGGCTCTGGTACCTCGCAGGGAC GAGAGCCTCTCGTCTTTGTCTCGGCCAACGAGCAGTACCGTCACTGGCAACTCTCCCAATgcgggagaagagggagattTCGAGAG CGAGCAGCAAACCAACGCGGTCGCGCAGATGGCTCGGCGCCTGATCCCTCCGAGAAACTACACCACTCCTCGCTTCCCGTCGCTCAACGTCAATACCCTCTTCGATTCCACGCCCGACAAGCGATATACGCTCTACCATATTGGCGATGTTTGGCGCTTCACGGTCATATGGACGCTCATCACATTTGCGGTGTTCCACCTCGGCGCCGTGTTCATCGCCCTGTTCACGCACGGGTGGAAGAAGTCGTCGTGGAAATATCTCTGGTTGACGCCGATCATCTACATGGGCGTCGCCGCGCTTGAGGCCTTGCTCTCTGGAACCATCGTTGGAGTCAT GCTTGGCGCCGTTTACCAGGCCGGATACTACGAGATGAACACTTGGATCCCCTGCACATGGGGGTTTATCAATGTTCTTACGCTGATtatctcttccttttcgaTTCAAGGAGGGCTATGA